One Cuculus canorus isolate bCucCan1 chromosome 1, bCucCan1.pri, whole genome shotgun sequence DNA segment encodes these proteins:
- the OLFM4 gene encoding olfactomedin-4 isoform X1 encodes MKHTQVAVLLLMQSMTALTGTMATTEVVPHLNAALPSLIQPGSTNGFLHGSPEIPHLGATLPSLIQPGNTAGGLHGSPELFANASGSVDDKGACQCFVYLPDTTFPVQKAEKLEIIATTLVEKFERELSQVRKYSKLIVQYQQQIHNLTVRVEYMEKSSVSFTELDFELLRVEILELERLVTQLKSSLVGSNVIVEQIYLEITNLTLLVNQLESLDKNNVLAIRKQIVSLQTRLKECEESANKTTEPPYFPPGSCVHRGLLNVSQPYVVKLNWKGFSYKYGSWGRDYSPSNPEAEVYWVAPLNTDGRYLEYYRIYSSFDNLLLFKPTYERRITYGEGSGAALYNNSLYYHAYGSGYMVKHDIKTNTMILRKILPGAATGNRFSYAGVAWQDIDFAVDESGLWVIYSTENNMGNIVISKLNETTLDVLNTWQTRQYKPSVSNAFMLCGVLYATRPVSTREEEIFYMYDTSTGQEGRISVIMDKKLDTIQSIDYSPADQKLYVYNDGYLLRYDVALQS; translated from the exons tggtCCCTCATCTCAATGCCGCACTTCCATCTCTGATTCAGCCTGGCAGCACAAATGGTTTCCTGCATGGTTCTCCAGAG aTTCCTCATCTTGGTGCCACACTTCCATCTCTGATTCAGCCTGGCAACACAGCTGGTGGCCTGCATGGTTCTCCAGAG CTCTTTGCCAATGCGTCCGGCTCTGTGGATGACAAAGGAGCTTGTCAGTGCTTTGTGTACTTGCCAGATACCACCTTTCCAGTGCAGAAGGCTGAGAAATTGGAAATTATAGCCACAACACTCGTGGAGAAATTCGAGAGAGAGCTTTCTCAA gtCAGAAAGTACTCAAAGCTGATTGTACAATATCAGCAGCAAATCCATAATCTAACCGTCAGAGTGGAATATATGGAGAAGAGCAGTGTATCTTTCACAGAGCTGGACTTCGAGTTACTGAGAGTGGAAATCCTTGAACTGGAGAGACTGGTCACTCAGCTGAAATCCAGTCTTGTTGGAAGCAATGTCATCGTTGAACAAATATATTTGGAG aTCACAAATCTGACTCTACTGGTAAATCAACTAGAGTCACTGGACAAAAACAATGTCCTTGCAATTCGTAAACAAATTGTATCTCTGCAGACGAGATTGAAAGAGTGTGAAGAGAGTGCAAACAAAACTACAGAACCTCCTTATTTCCCCCCTG GTAGCTGCGTTCACCGTGGACTGCTGAATGTTAGCCAGCCCTATGTTGTAAAGCTGAACTGGAAAGGATTTTCCTACAAATATGGTTCCTGGGGTAGAGATTACTCTCCCTCTAACCCAGAGGCGGAAGTGTATTGGGTTGCACCATTGAACACAGATGGGAGATACTTGGAATACTACAGAATCTATAGTTCCTTTGataatttgctgctttttaaaccCACGTATGAAAGAAGAATAACATATGGGGAAGGCAGTGGTGCTGCCCTTTACAATAATTCTTTGTACTATCATGCGTACGGTTCAGGATATATGGTGAAGCATGatataaaaacaaacaccatGATTTTGAGGAAAATTCTTCCAGGTGCTGCTACCGGTAACCGTTTCTCTTACGCAGGTGTAGCATGGCAAGATATAGATTTTGCCGTGGATGAAAGTGGATTGTGGGTAATatattccacagaaaataacatGGGCAACATTGTGATTAGCAAACTCAATGAGACCACACTTGATGTGCTAAATACTTGGCAGACAAGACAGTACAAGCCATCTGTTTCCAACGCTTTCATGTTATGTGGTGTTCTGTATGCCACAAGGCCAGTAAGCACTAGAGAAGAGGAAATTTTCTACATGTATGACACGAGTACTGGCCAAGAAGGTAGAATTAGTGTGATTATGGATAAAAAGTTAGATACAATCCAGAGTATTGATTACAGTCCTGCAGATCAGAAATTGTATGTTTACAATGATGGTTACCTTCTAAGATACGATGTGGCCCTTCAGTCTTAG
- the OLFM4 gene encoding olfactomedin-4 isoform X3, giving the protein MLSHLLTEKMKHTQVAVLLLMQSMTALTGTMATTEVPGSTNGFLHGSPEIPHLGATLPSLIQPGNTAGGLHGSPELFANASGSVDDKGACQCFVYLPDTTFPVQKAEKLEIIATTLVEKFERELSQVRKYSKLIVQYQQQIHNLTVRVEYMEKSSVSFTELDFELLRVEILELERLVTQLKSSLVGSNVIVEQIYLEITNLTLLVNQLESLDKNNVLAIRKQIVSLQTRLKECEESANKTTEPPYFPPGSCVHRGLLNVSQPYVVKLNWKGFSYKYGSWGRDYSPSNPEAEVYWVAPLNTDGRYLEYYRIYSSFDNLLLFKPTYERRITYGEGSGAALYNNSLYYHAYGSGYMVKHDIKTNTMILRKILPGAATGNRFSYAGVAWQDIDFAVDESGLWVIYSTENNMGNIVISKLNETTLDVLNTWQTRQYKPSVSNAFMLCGVLYATRPVSTREEEIFYMYDTSTGQEGRISVIMDKKLDTIQSIDYSPADQKLYVYNDGYLLRYDVALQS; this is encoded by the exons CCTGGCAGCACAAATGGTTTCCTGCATGGTTCTCCAGAG aTTCCTCATCTTGGTGCCACACTTCCATCTCTGATTCAGCCTGGCAACACAGCTGGTGGCCTGCATGGTTCTCCAGAG CTCTTTGCCAATGCGTCCGGCTCTGTGGATGACAAAGGAGCTTGTCAGTGCTTTGTGTACTTGCCAGATACCACCTTTCCAGTGCAGAAGGCTGAGAAATTGGAAATTATAGCCACAACACTCGTGGAGAAATTCGAGAGAGAGCTTTCTCAA gtCAGAAAGTACTCAAAGCTGATTGTACAATATCAGCAGCAAATCCATAATCTAACCGTCAGAGTGGAATATATGGAGAAGAGCAGTGTATCTTTCACAGAGCTGGACTTCGAGTTACTGAGAGTGGAAATCCTTGAACTGGAGAGACTGGTCACTCAGCTGAAATCCAGTCTTGTTGGAAGCAATGTCATCGTTGAACAAATATATTTGGAG aTCACAAATCTGACTCTACTGGTAAATCAACTAGAGTCACTGGACAAAAACAATGTCCTTGCAATTCGTAAACAAATTGTATCTCTGCAGACGAGATTGAAAGAGTGTGAAGAGAGTGCAAACAAAACTACAGAACCTCCTTATTTCCCCCCTG GTAGCTGCGTTCACCGTGGACTGCTGAATGTTAGCCAGCCCTATGTTGTAAAGCTGAACTGGAAAGGATTTTCCTACAAATATGGTTCCTGGGGTAGAGATTACTCTCCCTCTAACCCAGAGGCGGAAGTGTATTGGGTTGCACCATTGAACACAGATGGGAGATACTTGGAATACTACAGAATCTATAGTTCCTTTGataatttgctgctttttaaaccCACGTATGAAAGAAGAATAACATATGGGGAAGGCAGTGGTGCTGCCCTTTACAATAATTCTTTGTACTATCATGCGTACGGTTCAGGATATATGGTGAAGCATGatataaaaacaaacaccatGATTTTGAGGAAAATTCTTCCAGGTGCTGCTACCGGTAACCGTTTCTCTTACGCAGGTGTAGCATGGCAAGATATAGATTTTGCCGTGGATGAAAGTGGATTGTGGGTAATatattccacagaaaataacatGGGCAACATTGTGATTAGCAAACTCAATGAGACCACACTTGATGTGCTAAATACTTGGCAGACAAGACAGTACAAGCCATCTGTTTCCAACGCTTTCATGTTATGTGGTGTTCTGTATGCCACAAGGCCAGTAAGCACTAGAGAAGAGGAAATTTTCTACATGTATGACACGAGTACTGGCCAAGAAGGTAGAATTAGTGTGATTATGGATAAAAAGTTAGATACAATCCAGAGTATTGATTACAGTCCTGCAGATCAGAAATTGTATGTTTACAATGATGGTTACCTTCTAAGATACGATGTGGCCCTTCAGTCTTAG
- the OLFM4 gene encoding olfactomedin-4 isoform X4, which translates to MLSHLLTEKMKHTQVAVLLLMQSMTALTGTMATTEVIPHLGATLPSLIQPGNTAGGLHGSPELFANASGSVDDKGACQCFVYLPDTTFPVQKAEKLEIIATTLVEKFERELSQVRKYSKLIVQYQQQIHNLTVRVEYMEKSSVSFTELDFELLRVEILELERLVTQLKSSLVGSNVIVEQIYLEITNLTLLVNQLESLDKNNVLAIRKQIVSLQTRLKECEESANKTTEPPYFPPGSCVHRGLLNVSQPYVVKLNWKGFSYKYGSWGRDYSPSNPEAEVYWVAPLNTDGRYLEYYRIYSSFDNLLLFKPTYERRITYGEGSGAALYNNSLYYHAYGSGYMVKHDIKTNTMILRKILPGAATGNRFSYAGVAWQDIDFAVDESGLWVIYSTENNMGNIVISKLNETTLDVLNTWQTRQYKPSVSNAFMLCGVLYATRPVSTREEEIFYMYDTSTGQEGRISVIMDKKLDTIQSIDYSPADQKLYVYNDGYLLRYDVALQS; encoded by the exons aTTCCTCATCTTGGTGCCACACTTCCATCTCTGATTCAGCCTGGCAACACAGCTGGTGGCCTGCATGGTTCTCCAGAG CTCTTTGCCAATGCGTCCGGCTCTGTGGATGACAAAGGAGCTTGTCAGTGCTTTGTGTACTTGCCAGATACCACCTTTCCAGTGCAGAAGGCTGAGAAATTGGAAATTATAGCCACAACACTCGTGGAGAAATTCGAGAGAGAGCTTTCTCAA gtCAGAAAGTACTCAAAGCTGATTGTACAATATCAGCAGCAAATCCATAATCTAACCGTCAGAGTGGAATATATGGAGAAGAGCAGTGTATCTTTCACAGAGCTGGACTTCGAGTTACTGAGAGTGGAAATCCTTGAACTGGAGAGACTGGTCACTCAGCTGAAATCCAGTCTTGTTGGAAGCAATGTCATCGTTGAACAAATATATTTGGAG aTCACAAATCTGACTCTACTGGTAAATCAACTAGAGTCACTGGACAAAAACAATGTCCTTGCAATTCGTAAACAAATTGTATCTCTGCAGACGAGATTGAAAGAGTGTGAAGAGAGTGCAAACAAAACTACAGAACCTCCTTATTTCCCCCCTG GTAGCTGCGTTCACCGTGGACTGCTGAATGTTAGCCAGCCCTATGTTGTAAAGCTGAACTGGAAAGGATTTTCCTACAAATATGGTTCCTGGGGTAGAGATTACTCTCCCTCTAACCCAGAGGCGGAAGTGTATTGGGTTGCACCATTGAACACAGATGGGAGATACTTGGAATACTACAGAATCTATAGTTCCTTTGataatttgctgctttttaaaccCACGTATGAAAGAAGAATAACATATGGGGAAGGCAGTGGTGCTGCCCTTTACAATAATTCTTTGTACTATCATGCGTACGGTTCAGGATATATGGTGAAGCATGatataaaaacaaacaccatGATTTTGAGGAAAATTCTTCCAGGTGCTGCTACCGGTAACCGTTTCTCTTACGCAGGTGTAGCATGGCAAGATATAGATTTTGCCGTGGATGAAAGTGGATTGTGGGTAATatattccacagaaaataacatGGGCAACATTGTGATTAGCAAACTCAATGAGACCACACTTGATGTGCTAAATACTTGGCAGACAAGACAGTACAAGCCATCTGTTTCCAACGCTTTCATGTTATGTGGTGTTCTGTATGCCACAAGGCCAGTAAGCACTAGAGAAGAGGAAATTTTCTACATGTATGACACGAGTACTGGCCAAGAAGGTAGAATTAGTGTGATTATGGATAAAAAGTTAGATACAATCCAGAGTATTGATTACAGTCCTGCAGATCAGAAATTGTATGTTTACAATGATGGTTACCTTCTAAGATACGATGTGGCCCTTCAGTCTTAG
- the OLFM4 gene encoding olfactomedin-4 isoform X5: MRHPGRLHPRLRAENSLLSYSPYLPLLGPKQMLLGLRETRRLDGLFANASGSVDDKGACQCFVYLPDTTFPVQKAEKLEIIATTLVEKFERELSQVRKYSKLIVQYQQQIHNLTVRVEYMEKSSVSFTELDFELLRVEILELERLVTQLKSSLVGSNVIVEQIYLEITNLTLLVNQLESLDKNNVLAIRKQIVSLQTRLKECEESANKTTEPPYFPPGSCVHRGLLNVSQPYVVKLNWKGFSYKYGSWGRDYSPSNPEAEVYWVAPLNTDGRYLEYYRIYSSFDNLLLFKPTYERRITYGEGSGAALYNNSLYYHAYGSGYMVKHDIKTNTMILRKILPGAATGNRFSYAGVAWQDIDFAVDESGLWVIYSTENNMGNIVISKLNETTLDVLNTWQTRQYKPSVSNAFMLCGVLYATRPVSTREEEIFYMYDTSTGQEGRISVIMDKKLDTIQSIDYSPADQKLYVYNDGYLLRYDVALQS, from the exons CTCTTTGCCAATGCGTCCGGCTCTGTGGATGACAAAGGAGCTTGTCAGTGCTTTGTGTACTTGCCAGATACCACCTTTCCAGTGCAGAAGGCTGAGAAATTGGAAATTATAGCCACAACACTCGTGGAGAAATTCGAGAGAGAGCTTTCTCAA gtCAGAAAGTACTCAAAGCTGATTGTACAATATCAGCAGCAAATCCATAATCTAACCGTCAGAGTGGAATATATGGAGAAGAGCAGTGTATCTTTCACAGAGCTGGACTTCGAGTTACTGAGAGTGGAAATCCTTGAACTGGAGAGACTGGTCACTCAGCTGAAATCCAGTCTTGTTGGAAGCAATGTCATCGTTGAACAAATATATTTGGAG aTCACAAATCTGACTCTACTGGTAAATCAACTAGAGTCACTGGACAAAAACAATGTCCTTGCAATTCGTAAACAAATTGTATCTCTGCAGACGAGATTGAAAGAGTGTGAAGAGAGTGCAAACAAAACTACAGAACCTCCTTATTTCCCCCCTG GTAGCTGCGTTCACCGTGGACTGCTGAATGTTAGCCAGCCCTATGTTGTAAAGCTGAACTGGAAAGGATTTTCCTACAAATATGGTTCCTGGGGTAGAGATTACTCTCCCTCTAACCCAGAGGCGGAAGTGTATTGGGTTGCACCATTGAACACAGATGGGAGATACTTGGAATACTACAGAATCTATAGTTCCTTTGataatttgctgctttttaaaccCACGTATGAAAGAAGAATAACATATGGGGAAGGCAGTGGTGCTGCCCTTTACAATAATTCTTTGTACTATCATGCGTACGGTTCAGGATATATGGTGAAGCATGatataaaaacaaacaccatGATTTTGAGGAAAATTCTTCCAGGTGCTGCTACCGGTAACCGTTTCTCTTACGCAGGTGTAGCATGGCAAGATATAGATTTTGCCGTGGATGAAAGTGGATTGTGGGTAATatattccacagaaaataacatGGGCAACATTGTGATTAGCAAACTCAATGAGACCACACTTGATGTGCTAAATACTTGGCAGACAAGACAGTACAAGCCATCTGTTTCCAACGCTTTCATGTTATGTGGTGTTCTGTATGCCACAAGGCCAGTAAGCACTAGAGAAGAGGAAATTTTCTACATGTATGACACGAGTACTGGCCAAGAAGGTAGAATTAGTGTGATTATGGATAAAAAGTTAGATACAATCCAGAGTATTGATTACAGTCCTGCAGATCAGAAATTGTATGTTTACAATGATGGTTACCTTCTAAGATACGATGTGGCCCTTCAGTCTTAG
- the OLFM4 gene encoding olfactomedin-4 isoform X6, protein MKHTQVAVLLLMQSMTALTGTMATTEVLFANASGSVDDKGACQCFVYLPDTTFPVQKAEKLEIIATTLVEKFERELSQVRKYSKLIVQYQQQIHNLTVRVEYMEKSSVSFTELDFELLRVEILELERLVTQLKSSLVGSNVIVEQIYLEITNLTLLVNQLESLDKNNVLAIRKQIVSLQTRLKECEESANKTTEPPYFPPGSCVHRGLLNVSQPYVVKLNWKGFSYKYGSWGRDYSPSNPEAEVYWVAPLNTDGRYLEYYRIYSSFDNLLLFKPTYERRITYGEGSGAALYNNSLYYHAYGSGYMVKHDIKTNTMILRKILPGAATGNRFSYAGVAWQDIDFAVDESGLWVIYSTENNMGNIVISKLNETTLDVLNTWQTRQYKPSVSNAFMLCGVLYATRPVSTREEEIFYMYDTSTGQEGRISVIMDKKLDTIQSIDYSPADQKLYVYNDGYLLRYDVALQS, encoded by the exons CTCTTTGCCAATGCGTCCGGCTCTGTGGATGACAAAGGAGCTTGTCAGTGCTTTGTGTACTTGCCAGATACCACCTTTCCAGTGCAGAAGGCTGAGAAATTGGAAATTATAGCCACAACACTCGTGGAGAAATTCGAGAGAGAGCTTTCTCAA gtCAGAAAGTACTCAAAGCTGATTGTACAATATCAGCAGCAAATCCATAATCTAACCGTCAGAGTGGAATATATGGAGAAGAGCAGTGTATCTTTCACAGAGCTGGACTTCGAGTTACTGAGAGTGGAAATCCTTGAACTGGAGAGACTGGTCACTCAGCTGAAATCCAGTCTTGTTGGAAGCAATGTCATCGTTGAACAAATATATTTGGAG aTCACAAATCTGACTCTACTGGTAAATCAACTAGAGTCACTGGACAAAAACAATGTCCTTGCAATTCGTAAACAAATTGTATCTCTGCAGACGAGATTGAAAGAGTGTGAAGAGAGTGCAAACAAAACTACAGAACCTCCTTATTTCCCCCCTG GTAGCTGCGTTCACCGTGGACTGCTGAATGTTAGCCAGCCCTATGTTGTAAAGCTGAACTGGAAAGGATTTTCCTACAAATATGGTTCCTGGGGTAGAGATTACTCTCCCTCTAACCCAGAGGCGGAAGTGTATTGGGTTGCACCATTGAACACAGATGGGAGATACTTGGAATACTACAGAATCTATAGTTCCTTTGataatttgctgctttttaaaccCACGTATGAAAGAAGAATAACATATGGGGAAGGCAGTGGTGCTGCCCTTTACAATAATTCTTTGTACTATCATGCGTACGGTTCAGGATATATGGTGAAGCATGatataaaaacaaacaccatGATTTTGAGGAAAATTCTTCCAGGTGCTGCTACCGGTAACCGTTTCTCTTACGCAGGTGTAGCATGGCAAGATATAGATTTTGCCGTGGATGAAAGTGGATTGTGGGTAATatattccacagaaaataacatGGGCAACATTGTGATTAGCAAACTCAATGAGACCACACTTGATGTGCTAAATACTTGGCAGACAAGACAGTACAAGCCATCTGTTTCCAACGCTTTCATGTTATGTGGTGTTCTGTATGCCACAAGGCCAGTAAGCACTAGAGAAGAGGAAATTTTCTACATGTATGACACGAGTACTGGCCAAGAAGGTAGAATTAGTGTGATTATGGATAAAAAGTTAGATACAATCCAGAGTATTGATTACAGTCCTGCAGATCAGAAATTGTATGTTTACAATGATGGTTACCTTCTAAGATACGATGTGGCCCTTCAGTCTTAG